A DNA window from Pseudoalteromonas spongiae UST010723-006 contains the following coding sequences:
- a CDS encoding tetratricopeptide repeat protein translates to MKRLTVSVLSLSLTACFLTQPEPAKRNTLGELDLATELPQTTVTEAAPTPEQLAAAYQEIVALAPKASARQQANSRLAQLSLEQQQLAQEQGVTQDSGYFDNTVNQYLALLANSEALDGRDEVLYQLAKAYFLKGDQQAAFDVTSELIRDYPDFAHNEELIFRQGEYMFNQKQYEQAKNRYLTLVESYPDSPLVSTSRYMLAWSDFKLFNYQASLNSFTQVLSLALEQDGKTVINIEQLNNSDRYLVADTLRIMSVIFSYSDFEQDPVSHYQQYGWQAFSFMNFDSLANYYIEQKRYLDAAKTYQSFITTSPEPNHKVDFALAQMSVFKKANFKLLLTDYEQQFIREFGVGSTYLATEPTDAHYLALKTLEKKYADRSYYQGQQLAKQNENAITAFSAAAIGYQRYLDTLQLKQQGDIDSHYLLAESLYQSQQWQKALSEYQTIAYSAEPNKYQSDAGFAVVSIYKTQLANKQRSQRGDARQHEFVVEVVDNWLKFATLFSTHKSASTVVLQAFNLLFERQMYDVLLTKFAHVEQFSLSDSEMYQAQLLAAHSHYNLQDYASAESAYKQLLAKSSEQASLVRENLAQSMIKQAEAVAATNVQLAADKYIALLTLLPSTLYREQVQYNLTQYLISLQLFSQASKWVDDFIIRYPTSKNIESLQTQKIAIYKNTQQGDKLAAQYAYLATSHSDENTRRISLYQSAEHYRNMGDIENARLQFRTYAHSYPTPFAQNLQAKVELANIYQKQNKASERRFWLNKIIAAYKVAPESELTWAKTEAAKATEVFANDAFYVYQKSKLTVPLKTSLARKRKHMTVALERYQQLADYALGQYSTQANFKIAQIYHLMAQDIMSSERPKQLKDLALEQYELLLEEQAIPFEDQAIELYARNNQLLHSGLYDEWIKKTLTALAKLMPARFAKKEVEPGENHAIY, encoded by the coding sequence ATGAAGCGCTTAACTGTGAGTGTATTGTCATTGAGTTTGACTGCGTGCTTTTTAACGCAGCCAGAACCGGCTAAACGTAACACTTTGGGAGAACTCGACTTAGCGACAGAGTTACCACAAACCACGGTTACAGAAGCTGCACCTACACCTGAGCAACTTGCTGCTGCATATCAAGAAATTGTCGCGCTTGCACCTAAAGCAAGTGCACGACAACAAGCGAATAGTCGCTTAGCCCAGTTAAGCTTAGAACAACAGCAACTCGCGCAAGAACAAGGTGTAACACAAGATTCTGGTTACTTTGATAATACGGTTAATCAGTATTTGGCGTTGTTGGCAAACTCTGAAGCACTAGATGGGCGAGATGAGGTACTTTATCAATTAGCCAAAGCGTATTTCTTAAAAGGGGATCAGCAAGCGGCATTTGATGTGACGAGCGAACTAATTCGCGACTATCCTGACTTTGCCCATAATGAAGAGCTGATTTTCCGCCAAGGCGAATACATGTTTAACCAAAAGCAGTATGAGCAAGCGAAAAATCGTTATCTAACGCTGGTTGAAAGTTATCCCGACTCGCCACTTGTCAGTACATCGCGCTATATGCTGGCATGGTCAGATTTTAAATTGTTTAACTATCAAGCATCGCTTAATAGCTTTACGCAAGTACTTAGTCTTGCCCTTGAGCAAGATGGTAAGACGGTAATAAATATCGAACAGCTTAATAATAGCGACCGTTATTTAGTAGCGGATACATTGCGTATTATGAGTGTGATTTTCTCATATAGTGATTTTGAACAAGATCCGGTTTCTCATTATCAGCAGTATGGTTGGCAAGCGTTTAGCTTTATGAATTTTGACTCGCTGGCAAATTACTATATCGAGCAAAAACGCTATCTTGATGCGGCCAAAACCTATCAGAGCTTTATTACCACATCGCCAGAGCCAAACCACAAAGTAGATTTTGCCTTGGCGCAAATGTCGGTGTTTAAAAAAGCGAACTTTAAATTATTACTAACGGATTATGAGCAGCAATTTATTCGCGAATTTGGTGTTGGCAGCACCTACTTAGCGACGGAACCAACAGATGCACATTATCTTGCCTTAAAGACTCTTGAAAAGAAATACGCAGATCGCAGTTATTATCAAGGGCAACAACTTGCTAAGCAAAATGAAAACGCGATTACTGCGTTTAGCGCAGCCGCTATAGGTTATCAGCGTTATCTCGACACCTTACAACTAAAGCAACAAGGCGATATCGACAGCCATTACTTGTTAGCTGAGAGTTTGTATCAAAGTCAGCAATGGCAAAAAGCGTTATCTGAGTACCAAACAATTGCCTATTCAGCCGAGCCGAACAAATACCAAAGTGATGCAGGGTTTGCAGTTGTATCAATTTACAAAACACAGCTTGCTAATAAACAAAGATCACAACGCGGTGACGCAAGACAACACGAATTTGTAGTTGAAGTCGTTGATAACTGGCTTAAGTTTGCAACTTTGTTCAGCACGCACAAATCGGCAAGTACTGTTGTATTACAAGCGTTTAATTTATTATTTGAACGTCAAATGTATGATGTTTTGCTAACAAAGTTTGCGCACGTTGAACAGTTTAGTTTATCTGATTCTGAAATGTATCAAGCGCAGCTGCTAGCGGCACACAGCCATTACAATTTACAAGATTATGCAAGCGCCGAGAGTGCTTACAAGCAGTTGTTAGCAAAGTCATCAGAGCAAGCATCTTTAGTGCGCGAAAATCTAGCGCAAAGTATGATTAAGCAGGCTGAAGCTGTGGCGGCGACCAATGTGCAGCTCGCAGCAGATAAATACATTGCGCTGTTAACCTTGTTGCCATCCACATTGTACCGTGAGCAAGTACAATACAATTTAACGCAATACCTCATATCGTTGCAGTTATTTAGCCAAGCGAGCAAGTGGGTCGACGATTTTATTATACGTTATCCAACGTCAAAAAATATTGAGTCGCTGCAAACGCAAAAAATAGCGATTTATAAAAATACACAACAAGGCGATAAGCTGGCTGCGCAGTACGCTTATCTTGCAACTAGCCACAGTGATGAAAATACGCGTCGTATTTCGCTCTATCAAAGTGCTGAGCATTATCGCAATATGGGCGATATTGAAAATGCGCGTCTGCAGTTTCGTACATACGCTCACAGTTACCCAACACCATTCGCACAAAACCTGCAGGCAAAAGTGGAACTGGCAAATATTTATCAAAAACAAAATAAAGCCAGTGAACGTCGCTTTTGGTTAAACAAAATTATCGCCGCTTATAAAGTTGCCCCCGAGAGTGAACTCACTTGGGCTAAAACCGAGGCCGCTAAAGCAACCGAGGTCTTTGCTAACGATGCGTTTTATGTTTACCAAAAAAGTAAATTAACCGTACCGCTAAAAACAAGTTTAGCGCGCAAGCGTAAACATATGACTGTGGCGCTTGAGCGTTATCAACAGTTGGCAGATTACGCACTTGGCCAGTACTCCACGCAGGCGAATTTTAAGATTGCACAAATCTACCACCTGATGGCGCAAGATATTATGTCGTCAGAAAGGCCAAAGCAGCTTAAAGATCTTGCGTTAGAACAGTACGAGTTGTTACTTGAAGAGCAAGCGATACCCTTTGAAGATCAGGCAATAGAACTGTACGCACGCAATAATCAATTACTGCATTCAGGTCTTTATGACGAATGGATCAAAAAAACGCTCACCGCGTTAGCAAAGCTAATGCCCGCGCGCTTTGCTAAAAAGGAAGTTGAGCCCGGAGAAAATCATGCAATTTATTAA
- a CDS encoding TlpA family protein disulfide reductase → MKKIIIIITLFLTSMFVGNATSAELNKSAPDFTLKALSGDNVRLKELSGQVVLINFWASWCGPCRKEMPLLDELHAKYSDLGFTVLGVNVEQQNQKAKEFINELNVSFPILLDEQNTVSKLYDVEAMPTTVVIDRNSNLRYVHYGYQAGDEKLYKKMVKALIRE, encoded by the coding sequence ATGAAAAAAATAATAATCATCATCACATTATTTCTAACCAGCATGTTTGTGGGCAATGCAACATCGGCAGAGCTCAATAAAAGTGCGCCCGACTTTACATTAAAGGCGTTAAGCGGTGATAACGTGCGCTTAAAAGAGCTAAGTGGTCAGGTTGTACTGATTAACTTTTGGGCGAGCTGGTGCGGACCGTGCCGTAAAGAAATGCCATTACTTGACGAGTTACACGCTAAATACAGCGATTTAGGCTTTACCGTGCTTGGCGTTAATGTGGAACAGCAAAACCAAAAGGCAAAAGAGTTTATTAATGAGCTTAACGTGTCTTTTCCAATTTTGCTTGATGAGCAAAATACCGTTAGTAAGCTTTACGATGTAGAAGCCATGCCAACAACGGTTGTGATTGACCGCAATAGCAACTTACGCTATGTCCATTATGGCTATCAGGCTGGCGATGAAAAACTCTATAAGAAAATGGTTAAGGCATTGATCCGTGAATAA
- a CDS encoding DUF3570 domain-containing protein — protein sequence MAVTNLFKYLVASFMFVSLSICAAVLPEDRVDAMYHSYDGGGMSIDGPSILIRKKVSKAVSVSANYYVDSVSSASIDVLATASPYKEERDEQSVGVDFLNEKTLFSLGYSQSQENDYDAKSYKLAVSQSFFGDLSVLSLSYAQGDDIVMQNGNALFSEEVKRANYALSWSQVASKNWTFDFNIEAITEQGYLNNPYRSYRYRDDTAALGYSYATEIYPETRTSNAAALRTRYFLPINAALYGEVRYFSDTWGIAASNYKLGYSQALYDNWLIDFHVRHYTQSKADFYRDMFDRKDQFNFMARDKEMSSFNDLTIGLKARYLHTFDRSSLIKSASVNFAWDHIRFDYDDFRNVLQTDNPGQEDFYSFSANVLRAYVSLWY from the coding sequence GTGGCTGTAACTAATCTATTTAAATACCTTGTTGCGAGCTTTATGTTCGTGAGTTTAAGTATTTGCGCGGCGGTATTACCGGAAGATCGTGTTGATGCGATGTACCACAGTTATGATGGTGGCGGCATGAGCATTGACGGTCCGTCGATTTTAATTCGTAAAAAAGTTTCCAAAGCGGTATCGGTTTCGGCTAATTATTATGTGGACTCGGTAAGTTCGGCATCAATTGACGTATTGGCAACGGCCAGCCCTTATAAAGAAGAACGTGACGAGCAGTCTGTAGGCGTCGATTTTCTAAATGAAAAAACGTTGTTCTCACTTGGTTACAGCCAATCGCAAGAAAATGATTACGACGCAAAAAGCTACAAACTGGCTGTTAGTCAGAGCTTTTTTGGTGATTTATCGGTGCTTAGTTTGAGCTATGCCCAAGGCGACGATATTGTGATGCAAAACGGCAATGCGCTTTTTAGTGAAGAAGTGAAGCGCGCCAACTATGCATTGTCTTGGTCGCAAGTGGCGAGCAAAAACTGGACCTTTGATTTCAATATTGAGGCGATTACCGAACAGGGCTATTTAAATAACCCGTACCGCTCTTACCGCTATCGTGATGACACCGCTGCACTTGGCTACAGCTACGCTACCGAGATTTACCCTGAAACGCGCACCAGCAATGCTGCAGCGCTCAGAACCCGCTATTTTTTGCCAATCAACGCCGCACTATACGGTGAAGTTCGTTATTTTAGTGATACTTGGGGCATAGCTGCCAGTAACTATAAGCTCGGTTACAGTCAGGCGTTATATGATAATTGGTTAATTGATTTTCATGTGCGCCATTACACGCAAAGCAAAGCCGACTTTTATCGAGATATGTTTGATAGAAAAGATCAGTTTAATTTTATGGCACGTGATAAAGAAATGAGTTCTTTTAATGATTTAACCATTGGGCTCAAAGCACGTTATTTACATACTTTTGATCGTTCCAGCTTGATAAAAAGTGCCAGCGTAAACTTTGCGTGGGATCATATTCGTTTTGACTATGACGATTTTAGAAACGTGCTACAAACGGATAATCCGGGGCAAGAAGATTTTTATAGTTTCTCAGCAAATGTGCTAAGAGCTTATGTGTCGCTTTGGTACTAG
- a CDS encoding SH3 domain-containing protein, with protein MTKWLLLLALLFSFETAAQSLKLAVKEPFLNIHSGAGRGYPIIYVAEKNETITVIKRHTSWYLISLENGQQGWAKQQELVETLTLDGKPFLVTDATLDAFENQTFSFGIGLGQLEGVNSQSVNASWRFTRHLSSQLEYSYALGSVAKNQLVDLSVFHHPFPHWRFSPYLGIGAGQVWTTPKTPIIGGGDETRQSDLLSATVGLNTYITSRFVFKAEYKRFSALTERDVTEDLELWKLGITVFF; from the coding sequence ATGACGAAGTGGCTCTTACTATTGGCATTACTGTTTAGTTTTGAAACGGCTGCGCAATCACTAAAACTAGCAGTAAAAGAACCGTTTTTAAATATTCACAGCGGCGCAGGGCGCGGTTACCCGATTATTTATGTCGCAGAAAAAAACGAAACCATTACGGTTATTAAGCGCCATACATCTTGGTATTTAATTTCCCTAGAAAATGGGCAACAAGGCTGGGCAAAACAACAAGAATTGGTTGAAACCTTAACATTAGACGGTAAACCTTTTTTAGTGACAGACGCAACGCTTGATGCATTTGAAAACCAGACATTTAGCTTTGGTATTGGTCTTGGCCAGTTGGAAGGTGTAAATAGCCAGTCAGTTAATGCGAGTTGGCGTTTTACGCGTCATTTATCGAGTCAATTAGAGTACAGCTATGCACTTGGTTCAGTGGCAAAAAATCAGCTAGTTGATTTATCGGTTTTCCATCACCCATTTCCCCATTGGCGCTTTTCACCTTATTTAGGTATCGGTGCAGGTCAGGTTTGGACAACGCCAAAAACACCGATTATTGGTGGTGGCGATGAAACCAGACAGTCAGACTTATTAAGCGCCACTGTGGGCTTAAACACATATATTACCAGTCGTTTTGTCTTTAAAGCAGAATACAAACGTTTTAGCGCACTTACCGAGCGTGATGTTACAGAGGATTTAGAGTTGTGGAAATTAGGTATCACGGTATTTTTCTAA
- a CDS encoding outer membrane beta-barrel domain-containing protein produces MEIRYHGIFLTALATLALTFSAPSNANNEQQVSPVVDPQIARTDIEEAQIDSDDFEFGVYGGVISIADFSSTSLAGAKLAYHINEDFFSYFKYGTATAGETSYEKLSGGAKLLTDEERDYQLLDLGIGYNLKGETFVSQNLTLNSAYYFTLGAGTTEFGGDDRFTVSVGAGYRMLLNDFVTVQIDMTDYVFESDILGDPETVHNLAFTLGLSVYF; encoded by the coding sequence GTGGAAATTAGGTATCACGGTATTTTTCTAACTGCGTTAGCAACCTTAGCATTGACTTTTTCAGCGCCAAGTAACGCAAATAATGAGCAACAAGTAAGCCCAGTTGTTGACCCGCAAATAGCACGTACCGATATAGAAGAAGCGCAGATAGATAGCGATGATTTTGAATTTGGTGTTTATGGTGGCGTTATCTCAATTGCTGACTTTTCATCGACTTCGCTGGCGGGTGCAAAGTTGGCGTATCACATCAATGAAGACTTTTTTAGCTATTTTAAATACGGCACAGCAACCGCCGGAGAAACAAGCTACGAAAAGCTTAGCGGTGGCGCAAAATTATTGACAGATGAAGAGCGCGATTATCAGTTACTGGATTTAGGTATCGGTTATAACCTTAAGGGCGAAACCTTTGTGTCACAGAACCTCACGCTTAATAGTGCTTACTATTTTACGTTAGGCGCAGGCACCACCGAATTTGGTGGTGACGACCGTTTTACGGTATCTGTTGGTGCGGGTTACCGCATGTTGCTGAACGATTTTGTCACGGTGCAAATCGATATGACCGACTACGTATTTGAAAGTGACATTTTAGGTGATCCTGAAACTGTGCATAACCTCGCATTTACGCTTGGCTTAAGCGTTTATTTCTAA
- a CDS encoding DUF4266 domain-containing protein: MNKLIAICFTLLLTGCAATDGFEPWVKPYERENLAQPVMQWQLDAVESGYIHHVYQAREGAKGAEGTSGGGCGCN; encoded by the coding sequence GTGAATAAATTAATTGCGATTTGTTTTACTTTATTGCTAACCGGCTGTGCTGCAACAGATGGCTTTGAGCCGTGGGTAAAACCGTATGAGCGTGAAAACCTTGCACAACCTGTTATGCAGTGGCAGCTTGATGCAGTTGAATCGGGTTACATTCACCATGTTTATCAAGCACGGGAAGGCGCAAAGGGTGCAGAAGGCACATCAGGTGGTGGCTGTGGCTGTAACTAA